A segment of the Methylomonas paludis genome:
CTGTCAATGTCTCCAGGGTATCATTTAGTTGTGGAAGCAAATCGAGAAACGCTTGGTTGCAAAGCCCCTCACTATCAATCAGAGTACCGTCCAAATCAAAGATCACACAGATACTTTTCATCTATCGAGCCCCAATGGTTAATAATAGGTATCGTCGTTTTTCGGCAGACCCTTGAATTGAAGCATTAGCGTTTTGACTCTACTCAATTATGCATTTAGCAGCAACCCGCGAGGAAATTGTTCAAAACTCTCTATCACGGATGATACCCCCTCGCAGTCGAGAAGCTTACCGTGCGCGGCAAGTGGGCCAAGGCCCACGATATAGCCAATTTTGGCGTCATGAGCAGATTGGAAACCGGAAATGGCATCTTCAACTACAATGCATTCGTGCGGAGTTAGGCTGATGTTTGCTGCCGCCTTGATATACATATCGGGCGCGGGCTTTCCGGGAAGCAGACCGTCATCGTAAACAATCTGCTGTGGGTCGAACCATTTTTCCAACTCAAGGTGCTGTATGAAAAAGTCGAGATTTGGTAAGCGCTTAATAAAGCGCGTACTCCCCCTATCTAGCAAAATCAGTATTTTTTAAATTCCAAGGCAACAGGGCTTCAATTTTTTCAACGGTATCGGCATAAGGCAATGCCTTGAGTACATGGGTTAAATAGGCGCAGGGTTCCAAGCCATTGGCTTTTGCTGTTTCAATTAGGCTGTAATGAATCGCGCTGGCCTGTGCGCCTTTTGGAGTATCAGAGAAGAGCCATGCTTTGCGACCCATTACAAAGGGGCGAATGGCGTTTTCAGCAAGAATATTGCTAATGTTCAGCTCCCCATTCGAGCAATACACCATCAGCTTATCCCATTGGTTGCTCATGTAAGTCATGGCCTTGCCCGTTAAACTATCCTTAGGCACTTTGTGTTGATTGTCGTCCAAGTACGCTCTCAGTTTCTTCAAAACCGGCAGGCTTCTTTTGCAGCGTTGCTGGAATCTTTCAGCGGCACTCAGAGTTTTGATTTGCCGCTCAATCATATAGAGTGTATTGATTAAACTCAGCATGTGATCGGCTTTGCTGGCTTTATGCTGCTTGCCTTTCTTGGGTTTGGGCTGCGCATCTTGAGCTTCTTTAAATTTACGGCGCGCATGATCCCAACAACCGAGCTGGATGATATGATTGATAATACAGGCGGCATTGTAAGCGGCATAACCATCGGTTTGCAGATAACCCGAAAAGCCCTCCAGCAAGCGCAACGGCACCTCCTGGCTGCGGGTCGGATCATATTCAAATAACACACTGGGTTGACCAGGCGTGCCGCCCAGCGTCACCCACATGAATTTATCCGAGGTGGCCGGTCGCCCCGGTTCTTTAAGAACCTGCACTCGGGTTTCATCGGCCATGATGATGTTACCAGCCAGTTGATGATCCCGAATAAGGTTAATCAAAGGTTGCAGCGTTCTAGCCAGTGCGATGACCCAGTTGGCCAGTGTGGCTCTTGAGAGTTCGCCGCCATAACGGGCTAAGATGTTTTCCAGCCGATACAGCGGCAAGCCATCGCAGTATTTGTAGATGATTACATTACACATT
Coding sequences within it:
- the tnpC gene encoding IS66 family transposase — its product is MILSHFSSIEHDEHSAILLPEMLAELLEKAQRVDELTQAVELKSEVIATLNQRIQLLEEALRLSKIKRFAPSSEQSGQTSLFDEAEVEATVELEAATDAAVDTVEAVDSSVESEASEPNPPKPKPGRKPFASHLPRKQIFITLSDEEKAGAITTFFTKVKEELDIIPAQVRVLEYMQEKAVFLEPAQAETQRRIIAAALPKHPVPGAMGSIDLMCNVIIYKYCDGLPLYRLENILARYGGELSRATLANWVIALARTLQPLINLIRDHQLAGNIIMADETRVQVLKEPGRPATSDKFMWVTLGGTPGQPSVLFEYDPTRSQEVPLRLLEGFSGYLQTDGYAAYNAACIINHIIQLGCWDHARRKFKEAQDAQPKPKKGKQHKASKADHMLSLINTLYMIERQIKTLSAAERFQQRCKRSLPVLKKLRAYLDDNQHKVPKDSLTGKAMTYMSNQWDKLMVYCSNGELNISNILAENAIRPFVMGRKAWLFSDTPKGAQASAIHYSLIETAKANGLEPCAYLTHVLKALPYADTVEKIEALLPWNLKNTDFAR
- a CDS encoding HAD family hydrolase produces the protein MLDRGSTRFIKRLPNLDFFIQHLELEKWFDPQQIVYDDGLLPGKPAPDMYIKAAANISLTPHECIVVEDAISGFQSAHDAKIGYIVGLGPLAAHGKLLDCEGVSSVIESFEQFPRGLLLNA